In Cedecea neteri, a single genomic region encodes these proteins:
- the xni gene encoding flap endonuclease Xni has protein sequence MAIHLLIVDALNLIRRIHAVQGSPCVDTCLHALDQLIGHSQPTHAVAVFDDEERREGWRHQILPDYKAGRSPMPDDLHAEMPALREAFTRRGVQCWHSKGNEADDLAATLAVKVASGGHRATIVSTDKGYCQLLAPTLQIRDYFQKRWLDAPFIAQEYGVQPEQLGDFWGLAGISSSKIPGVPGIGPKSATQLINQFSDLETLYQRLDEVPEKWRKKLELHRESAFISRRVARLETDLQLDGNLQQLRLPGALPSA, from the coding sequence ATGGCTATTCATTTACTTATCGTCGATGCCCTGAACCTGATTCGCCGTATACATGCGGTGCAGGGTTCGCCCTGTGTCGATACATGTTTGCATGCGCTAGACCAGCTTATCGGCCACAGTCAGCCAACTCATGCGGTGGCGGTGTTTGATGACGAAGAACGCCGCGAAGGCTGGCGGCATCAGATTCTGCCCGACTACAAAGCGGGCCGTTCGCCGATGCCGGACGATCTGCATGCCGAAATGCCGGCTCTGCGAGAAGCATTTACCCGCCGTGGCGTTCAGTGCTGGCACTCAAAAGGCAACGAGGCGGACGATCTTGCGGCTACGCTGGCGGTGAAAGTCGCCTCCGGCGGCCATCGGGCAACCATTGTGTCCACCGACAAAGGCTATTGCCAGCTGCTCGCGCCAACGCTGCAAATTCGCGACTACTTCCAAAAACGCTGGCTGGATGCGCCCTTCATTGCTCAGGAATATGGCGTTCAGCCGGAACAACTGGGGGACTTCTGGGGGCTGGCAGGCATCAGTAGCAGCAAAATTCCCGGTGTGCCCGGCATCGGCCCGAAAAGCGCCACGCAGCTCATTAACCAGTTTTCTGACCTGGAAACGCTGTATCAGCGGCTGGATGAAGTTCCGGAAAAATGGCGCAAGAAGCTGGAGCTGCACAGAGAAAGTGCGTTTATCAGTCGCCGGGTAGCAAGGCTTGAGACGGATTTACAGCTTGACGGGAACTTACAGCAGCTCAGGCTGCCGGGTGCATTGCCTTCTGCGTAA
- the rlmM gene encoding 23S rRNA (cytidine(2498)-2'-O)-methyltransferase RlmM, whose amino-acid sequence MNKVILYCRQGFEKECAAEITDKAGQRGVYGFARVKEQSGYVIFECYQPEEAEKLARELPFSDLIFARQMFVAGELLKDLPPEDRITPVVGMLQGVVEKGGDLRVEVADTNESKELMKFCRKFTVPLRASLREAGVLTNYETPKRPVVHVFFIAPGCCYTGYSYTTNNSPFYMGIPRLKFPADAPSRSTLKLEEAFHVFIPADEWDERLANGMYAVDLGACPGGWTYQLVKRNMWVSSVDNGPMAQSLMDTGQVTWLREDGFKYRPTRTNISWMVCDMVEKPAKVAHLMATWLVNGWCRETIFNLKLPMKKRYEEVSQNLAQIREILESNGINAEIKARQLYHDREEVTVHIRRWWAAVGGRRDER is encoded by the coding sequence ATGAATAAAGTGATTTTGTACTGCCGCCAGGGATTCGAGAAAGAGTGCGCGGCAGAGATAACCGACAAAGCGGGTCAGCGCGGCGTCTACGGCTTTGCCCGCGTCAAAGAGCAAAGCGGCTATGTCATTTTTGAATGCTACCAGCCTGAAGAGGCGGAAAAGCTGGCGCGCGAGTTGCCGTTCAGCGACCTGATTTTTGCCCGCCAGATGTTTGTTGCCGGTGAGCTGTTAAAAGATTTACCGCCGGAAGACCGCATCACGCCTGTTGTCGGCATGCTGCAGGGCGTGGTGGAGAAGGGCGGCGACCTGCGGGTTGAAGTGGCCGACACCAATGAAAGCAAAGAGCTGATGAAGTTCTGCCGCAAGTTTACCGTGCCGCTGCGTGCCAGCCTGCGCGAAGCCGGAGTGCTGACCAACTACGAAACGCCGAAGCGCCCGGTTGTGCATGTGTTCTTTATCGCCCCCGGCTGCTGTTACACGGGTTACTCCTACACCACCAACAATTCGCCGTTCTATATGGGCATCCCGCGCCTCAAGTTCCCGGCGGATGCACCAAGCCGATCTACGCTGAAGCTGGAAGAGGCGTTTCACGTCTTTATTCCTGCCGATGAATGGGACGAGCGTCTGGCCAACGGCATGTACGCCGTGGATTTGGGCGCCTGCCCGGGCGGCTGGACCTATCAACTGGTGAAACGCAATATGTGGGTTTCGTCCGTCGATAACGGCCCGATGGCGCAGAGCCTGATGGACACCGGACAGGTCACCTGGCTGCGCGAAGACGGCTTCAAATACCGCCCGACCCGCACCAACATCTCCTGGATGGTCTGCGACATGGTGGAAAAACCGGCGAAAGTGGCCCATTTAATGGCAACCTGGCTGGTAAACGGCTGGTGCCGTGAGACTATCTTTAACCTCAAGTTGCCGATGAAAAAGCGCTACGAAGAGGTGTCGCAAAACCTGGCGCAGATCCGCGAAATCCTCGAGAGCAACGGGATTAACGCTGAAATCAAAGCCCGCCAGCTTTACCACGATCGCGAGGAAGTGACCGTTCACATCCGCCGCTGGTGGGCGGCCGTGGGTGGCCGTCGCGACGAACGTTAA
- a CDS encoding DUF423 domain-containing protein, whose amino-acid sequence MTSRFMLIFAAISGFVFVALGAFGAHVLSKSLGVAEMGWIQTGLEYQAFHTLAIFGLAVAMQRRISIWFYWSSVFMALGTVLFSGSLYCLALSHLRLWAFVTPVGGVSFLAGWILMLIGAVRLKRKGVSHE is encoded by the coding sequence ATGACCAGCCGATTCATGCTGATTTTTGCCGCCATCAGCGGTTTTGTTTTTGTTGCCCTGGGTGCCTTTGGGGCGCACGTATTGAGCAAGTCTCTGGGTGTTGCAGAGATGGGGTGGATCCAGACCGGGCTTGAGTATCAGGCGTTTCACACGCTCGCGATTTTTGGCCTTGCGGTGGCGATGCAGCGCCGTATCAGCATCTGGTTCTACTGGAGCAGCGTCTTTATGGCGTTAGGCACCGTATTGTTTAGCGGCAGTTTGTACTGCCTGGCCCTGTCGCACCTGCGGCTGTGGGCCTTTGTTACCCCGGTGGGCGGCGTCAGCTTCCTGGCCGGCTGGATATTGATGTTAATTGGTGCTGTGCGCCTGAAACGTAAGGGCGTAAGCCATGAATAA
- the gcvA gene encoding glycine cleavage system transcriptional regulator GcvA, whose product MSKRLPPLNALRVFDAAARHLSFTKAAEELFVTQAAVSHQIKSLEDFLGLKLFRRRNRSLLLTEEGQSYYQDIKEIFSQLTEATRKLQARSAKGALTVSLLPSFAIHWLVPRLTSFNSAYPGIDVRIQAVDRQEDKLSDDVDVAIFYGRGNWPGLRVEKLYAEYLLPVCSPMLLTGDKPIKTPEDLAKHTLLHDASRRDWQTYTRQLGVSHINVQQGPIFSHSAMVLQAAIHGQGIALANNVMAQTEIEAGRLVCPFNDVLVSKNAFYLVCHDSQAELGKIAAFRQWILAKAASEQEKFRFRYEQ is encoded by the coding sequence ATGTCTAAGCGATTACCCCCTCTGAATGCGTTGCGCGTTTTTGACGCTGCAGCTCGTCACTTGAGTTTTACTAAAGCGGCTGAGGAACTGTTCGTTACTCAGGCCGCGGTAAGCCACCAGATCAAGTCCCTGGAGGATTTTCTTGGCCTGAAGCTGTTCCGCCGCCGTAACCGTTCGCTGCTGTTGACGGAGGAGGGACAGAGTTATTATCAGGATATTAAAGAGATTTTTTCCCAGCTGACGGAAGCCACCCGTAAGCTGCAGGCACGCAGTGCAAAAGGCGCATTGACGGTAAGTTTATTGCCCAGTTTTGCGATTCACTGGCTGGTGCCTCGCTTAACAAGCTTTAACTCAGCTTATCCGGGCATCGACGTGCGAATTCAGGCGGTGGACCGCCAGGAAGACAAGCTGTCTGATGATGTGGACGTGGCGATATTCTATGGGCGGGGAAACTGGCCGGGGCTTAGAGTTGAGAAACTTTATGCTGAGTATTTGCTGCCGGTTTGTTCACCTATGCTACTAACCGGCGACAAACCGATTAAAACGCCGGAAGATTTGGCAAAGCACACTTTATTGCATGACGCTTCGCGCCGCGACTGGCAGACTTATACCCGCCAGCTTGGCGTGAGCCATATTAATGTCCAGCAAGGGCCCATTTTCAGCCACAGCGCAATGGTACTCCAGGCCGCGATTCACGGGCAGGGGATTGCGCTCGCCAATAACGTCATGGCCCAAACGGAAATCGAAGCGGGCCGTCTGGTATGCCCGTTCAATGATGTGCTGGTAAGTAAAAACGCCTTTTATCTGGTTTGTCATGACAGCCAGGCAGAACTGGGTAAAATAGCCGCGTTTAGACAGTGGATCCTGGCAAAGGCGGCCAGTGAGCAAGAAAAATTCCGTTTTCGCTACGAACAATAA
- a CDS encoding YgdI/YgdR family lipoprotein, producing MNKATAIVSACMMTFALAACSSPNYIMHTNDGRAIVSEGKPKTDDETGMIKYKDANGNMQQINRSDVKEMVELKK from the coding sequence ATGAACAAAGCCACCGCTATCGTTTCTGCCTGTATGATGACTTTTGCACTTGCAGCCTGTTCCAGCCCGAACTACATCATGCATACCAATGACGGACGCGCGATCGTCTCCGAAGGTAAACCGAAGACCGATGACGAAACCGGGATGATCAAGTACAAAGATGCCAACGGAAATATGCAGCAGATTAACCGTTCGGACGTGAAAGAGATGGTTGAGCTGAAGAAGTAA
- the csdA gene encoding cysteine desulfurase CsdA yields MTAFNPAHFRAQFPALADAGVYLDSAATALKPKAVIDATQQFYSLSAGNVHRSQFPEAQRLTARYEAARDQVARLINAESGKTVVWTRGTTEAINLVAQCYARPRLKAGDEIIVSEAEHHANFVPWLMLAEQTGAKVVKLPLNDQALPDLNQLPALLNERSRILALGQMSNVTGGCPDLAKAIKLAHESGAVVMVDGAQGIVHCPPDVQTLDIDFYAFSAHKLYGPTGIGALYGKAELLEQMSPWLGGGKMITHVSFHGFKTQPVPYRFEAGTPNVAGVIGLSAALEWLETVDLQQAENWSRSLATLTESELAKRPGFRSFRCQDSSLLAFDFADVHHSDMVTLLAESGIALRAGQHCAQPLMAALRVSGTLRASFAPYNTQQDVHELLAAVDRALDILVD; encoded by the coding sequence ATGACAGCATTTAACCCCGCTCATTTTCGCGCGCAGTTTCCCGCACTGGCAGATGCAGGCGTCTATCTCGACAGCGCGGCCACGGCGCTAAAACCCAAGGCCGTGATCGACGCTACCCAACAGTTTTACAGCCTGAGTGCCGGGAACGTTCACCGCAGCCAGTTTCCAGAGGCGCAGCGTCTGACGGCACGCTACGAAGCGGCACGTGACCAGGTAGCGCGTTTGATCAACGCCGAAAGCGGTAAAACCGTGGTCTGGACCCGGGGCACAACCGAAGCCATAAACCTGGTTGCGCAATGCTATGCCCGCCCTCGCCTCAAAGCCGGGGATGAAATCATTGTGAGTGAGGCAGAGCATCACGCCAATTTTGTGCCGTGGCTGATGCTGGCTGAGCAAACCGGTGCGAAAGTGGTGAAACTGCCGCTGAATGACCAGGCCCTGCCCGATCTAAACCAGCTCCCGGCATTGTTGAATGAGCGCTCGCGTATTCTGGCGCTTGGGCAAATGTCTAACGTCACCGGGGGCTGTCCCGATCTTGCGAAAGCCATCAAGCTTGCCCACGAATCAGGTGCCGTCGTGATGGTCGATGGCGCGCAGGGCATTGTTCACTGCCCGCCGGACGTACAGACGCTGGATATCGACTTTTACGCCTTCTCCGCCCATAAACTGTATGGCCCGACCGGCATCGGTGCGCTCTATGGCAAAGCAGAGCTCCTTGAGCAGATGTCGCCGTGGCTCGGCGGCGGGAAAATGATTACCCATGTCTCATTCCACGGGTTTAAGACTCAGCCAGTGCCCTATCGCTTTGAAGCCGGGACGCCAAACGTCGCGGGCGTCATTGGCCTTAGCGCCGCGCTGGAGTGGCTTGAAACTGTCGATCTACAACAGGCGGAAAACTGGAGCCGCAGCCTGGCCACGCTCACGGAGTCAGAGCTGGCAAAACGCCCCGGTTTCCGTAGCTTCCGCTGCCAGGACTCCAGCCTGCTGGCGTTTGATTTTGCCGATGTTCACCATAGCGATATGGTCACGCTGCTCGCCGAATCAGGCATAGCGCTGCGGGCGGGCCAGCACTGCGCCCAGCCCTTGATGGCCGCATTACGCGTTAGCGGAACGCTGCGCGCTTCTTTCGCCCCTTACAACACACAGCAGGATGTGCACGAACTGCTCGCCGCAGTCGATCGCGCCCTCGATATTCTGGTGGACTGA
- the csdE gene encoding cysteine desulfurase sulfur acceptor subunit CsdE translates to MQANHPFGTEINAEMLRATFEAQRQWEDKYRQLILLGKKLPALPEALKTERIEISGCENRVWLGHERLPDGTLHFYGDSEGRIVRGLLAVLLTAVEGKTARQLLENDPLSLFDDLGLRHQLSASRSSGLTALAAAVQQAAHEG, encoded by the coding sequence ATGCAGGCTAATCATCCCTTTGGCACAGAAATTAACGCAGAGATGCTGCGAGCTACGTTCGAGGCACAGCGGCAGTGGGAAGACAAATACCGCCAGCTGATTTTATTGGGCAAGAAGCTGCCAGCCCTGCCGGAGGCATTAAAAACCGAGCGGATTGAAATCAGCGGCTGCGAAAACCGCGTCTGGCTGGGTCACGAACGCCTGCCGGACGGAACGCTGCACTTTTACGGCGACAGCGAGGGGCGCATCGTGCGCGGCTTATTGGCGGTGCTGTTGACCGCAGTAGAGGGGAAAACCGCCCGGCAGCTGTTGGAAAACGATCCTCTAAGCCTGTTTGACGATCTTGGGCTTCGCCATCAGCTAAGCGCTTCCCGCAGCAGCGGGCTTACGGCCCTGGCCGCGGCCGTTCAACAGGCCGCGCACGAGGGTTAA
- the tcdA gene encoding tRNA cyclic N6-threonylcarbamoyladenosine(37) synthase TcdA → MSVVLSDAWLQRFGGTARLYGQAALQLFAEAHVCVIGIGGVGSWAAEALARTGIGAITLIDMDDVCVTNTNRQIHALKDSVGQAKTEVMAARIKEINPECRVTVVDDFITADNAAELLSQGFSYVIDAIDSVRPKAALIAYCRRYKIPLVTTGGAGGQIDPTQIQVSDLAKTIQDPLAAKLRERLKSDFGVVKNSKGKLGVDCVFSTEALVYPQADGSVCAMKSTAEGPKRMDCASGFGAATMVTASFGFVAVSHVLKKMMAKAVRTAA, encoded by the coding sequence ATGTCTGTCGTTCTCTCTGATGCCTGGCTGCAACGCTTTGGCGGCACCGCTCGTCTGTATGGCCAGGCGGCGCTTCAGCTTTTTGCAGAAGCGCACGTTTGCGTGATTGGCATCGGTGGGGTGGGCTCGTGGGCGGCAGAAGCGCTGGCGCGAACCGGGATTGGGGCAATTACGCTTATCGACATGGATGACGTGTGCGTCACCAACACCAACCGCCAAATCCATGCCCTGAAAGACAGCGTAGGCCAGGCCAAAACGGAAGTTATGGCCGCGCGCATCAAGGAGATCAATCCTGAGTGTCGGGTTACGGTGGTGGATGACTTTATTACCGCCGACAACGCCGCTGAGCTGCTTAGCCAGGGGTTCAGCTATGTTATCGATGCCATTGACAGCGTGCGGCCAAAAGCGGCGCTGATCGCGTATTGCCGTCGCTATAAGATCCCGCTGGTGACCACGGGTGGAGCCGGTGGGCAAATCGACCCGACGCAGATTCAGGTCAGCGATCTGGCCAAAACTATTCAGGATCCTCTGGCGGCGAAGCTGCGTGAACGCCTGAAAAGTGATTTTGGCGTGGTGAAAAACAGCAAAGGGAAGTTGGGCGTAGACTGTGTATTTTCCACGGAAGCGCTGGTGTATCCGCAGGCTGACGGGTCAGTTTGCGCGATGAAAAGCACCGCCGAAGGCCCAAAACGAATGGACTGCGCCTCGGGCTTTGGTGCGGCGACGATGGTGACCGCCAGCTTTGGTTTTGTGGCGGTGTCTCATGTGCTGAAGAAGATGATGGCGAAGGCGGTACGAACCGCCGCCTGA
- the mltA gene encoding murein transglycosylase A, translating into MKGRWIKYIAAGAMLTMLAACSSKPTDRGQQYKDGKFSQPFSLVNQPDAVGAPINGGDYAEQVNQIRSASPRLYNNGSDIYNAVQQWLRAGGDTRQLKQFGLDAWQMEGADNYGNVQFTGYYTPVIQARHTRQGEFQYPIYRMPPKRGRLPSRAEIYAGGLSDSYVLAYSNSLMDNFIMDVQGSGYIDFGDGQPLTFFGYAGKNGHAYRSIGKVLIDRGEVKKEDMSMQAIRHWGETHSEAAVRELLEQNPSFVFFKPASYAPVKGASAVPLIGRASVASDRSIIPAGTTLLTEVPLLDNNGKFTGQYELRVMVALDVGGAIKGQHFDIYQGIGPDAGHRAGWYNHYGRVWVLKAAPGTGSVFNG; encoded by the coding sequence ATGAAAGGACGTTGGATTAAGTACATAGCAGCGGGAGCCATGTTAACCATGCTGGCTGCCTGTTCATCAAAACCGACCGATCGCGGTCAGCAATATAAAGACGGGAAATTCTCCCAGCCTTTCTCACTGGTGAATCAGCCTGATGCGGTTGGCGCGCCTATCAACGGCGGCGACTATGCCGAGCAGGTTAACCAGATTCGTTCTGCTTCTCCCCGCCTCTATAATAACGGTAGCGATATCTATAATGCCGTGCAGCAGTGGCTGCGGGCCGGGGGCGATACCCGCCAGCTGAAGCAGTTCGGCCTCGATGCCTGGCAGATGGAAGGCGCTGACAACTACGGCAATGTGCAGTTTACCGGCTACTACACCCCGGTGATTCAGGCTCGTCATACTCGCCAGGGTGAATTCCAGTACCCTATTTACCGCATGCCGCCGAAACGTGGGCGTCTGCCGTCCCGCGCGGAAATCTACGCCGGTGGGCTGAGCGACAGCTATGTGCTGGCCTACAGCAACTCTCTGATGGATAACTTCATCATGGATGTGCAGGGCAGCGGCTACATTGATTTTGGCGATGGTCAGCCTTTGACCTTCTTCGGCTATGCCGGTAAAAACGGCCACGCCTATCGCAGTATCGGCAAAGTGCTGATCGACCGCGGTGAAGTGAAGAAAGAAGACATGTCGATGCAGGCGATTCGCCACTGGGGTGAAACCCATAGCGAAGCGGCAGTACGAGAGCTGCTTGAGCAGAATCCTTCTTTTGTCTTCTTTAAGCCCGCAAGCTATGCGCCGGTGAAAGGCGCGAGTGCGGTACCGTTGATTGGACGTGCCTCCGTGGCGTCTGACCGCTCCATCATTCCTGCGGGTACCACACTGCTGACCGAAGTCCCGCTGCTGGACAACAACGGGAAGTTCACCGGACAGTACGAGCTGCGCGTGATGGTGGCCCTGGACGTTGGGGGCGCGATCAAAGGCCAGCACTTCGACATCTATCAGGGCATTGGCCCGGATGCCGGGCACCGCGCGGGTTGGTACAACCATTACGGGCGAGTCTGGGTGCTGAAAGCGGCGCCTGGCACGGGCAGCGTTTTTAACGGTTAA
- the amiC gene encoding N-acetylmuramoyl-L-alanine amidase AmiC, translated as MPDSSSLMSRRRLLQGAGAMWLLSVSKVGFAASSQVIAVRVWPASSYTRVTLESNHQLKYRQFALSNPERVVVDIEGAHLNSVLKGIGSQVRGDDPFIKSARVGQFDPKTVRMVFELKQNVTPHLFALAPVAEFKERLVMDLYPANMNSEQDPLLALLEDYNNGQLDKKMPVEKGPQPGKAGRDRPIVIMLDPGHGGEDPGAIGPNKTREKDIVLSIARRLKALLDKEGNMKAYMTRNEDVFIPLKVRVAKAQKQRADLFVSIHADAFTTAAARGSSVFALSTKGATSTAAKYLAQTQNASDLIGGVGKSGDRYLDHTMFDMVQSLTINDSLKFGKEVLNRLGKVNKLHKNSVDQAGFAVLKAPDIPSILVETAFLSNPEEERKLRTAKFQQEVAESILAGIKAYFSDSSRLARRG; from the coding sequence ATGCCAGATTCCAGTTCGTTAATGAGTCGCCGCCGTCTACTTCAGGGTGCCGGAGCCATGTGGTTGTTGAGTGTCAGCAAGGTCGGTTTTGCTGCCTCAAGCCAGGTGATCGCCGTGCGCGTCTGGCCGGCCTCGTCTTATACCCGCGTGACGCTGGAATCTAACCATCAGCTGAAGTACCGCCAGTTTGCGCTCAGCAACCCGGAGCGGGTTGTTGTGGATATTGAAGGGGCGCATTTAAATTCAGTTTTAAAAGGCATTGGCAGCCAGGTTCGCGGCGACGATCCCTTTATTAAATCCGCTCGCGTGGGGCAGTTTGATCCCAAGACCGTGCGCATGGTTTTTGAATTGAAGCAAAACGTGACCCCGCATTTGTTTGCGCTGGCCCCTGTCGCCGAATTTAAAGAGCGTCTGGTAATGGATCTTTACCCCGCCAACATGAATAGCGAACAAGATCCGCTGCTGGCATTACTGGAAGATTACAACAACGGCCAGTTAGACAAGAAAATGCCGGTGGAAAAAGGGCCGCAGCCGGGTAAGGCCGGGCGAGACAGGCCGATTGTCATCATGCTAGATCCAGGCCACGGCGGCGAAGATCCCGGCGCGATTGGCCCGAACAAGACCCGTGAAAAAGATATTGTGCTCAGCATTGCGCGCAGGCTGAAGGCCTTGCTCGATAAAGAGGGCAATATGAAGGCCTACATGACGCGCAATGAAGATGTGTTCATCCCGCTAAAAGTGCGCGTTGCCAAGGCGCAAAAGCAGCGAGCCGATCTGTTTGTTTCTATTCATGCGGATGCATTTACGACCGCTGCTGCGCGCGGATCGTCAGTCTTTGCGTTGTCCACCAAAGGGGCGACCAGTACGGCGGCGAAATACCTGGCGCAAACGCAGAACGCCTCGGATTTAATTGGCGGCGTGGGCAAAAGCGGAGATCGCTATCTCGACCATACGATGTTCGACATGGTGCAGTCGCTGACTATTAACGACAGTCTGAAGTTCGGGAAAGAGGTGCTTAACCGGCTGGGGAAAGTGAACAAGCTGCATAAAAACAGCGTCGATCAGGCCGGGTTTGCGGTGCTGAAAGCGCCGGATATTCCCTCTATTCTGGTGGAGACCGCGTTCCTGAGTAATCCTGAAGAGGAGCGCAAGCTGCGTACGGCCAAATTCCAGCAGGAAGTTGCGGAGTCAATTCTGGCGGGGATTAAGGCGTACTTTTCTGACAGCTCACGTCTGGCGCGACGGGGCTAA
- the argA gene encoding amino-acid N-acetyltransferase: MVKERRTELVQGFRHSVPYINAHRGKTFVIMLGGEAIEHENFSSIVNDIGLLHSLGIRLVVVYGARPQIDENLAEHHHEPVYHKHTRVTDAKTLELVKQAAGLLQLDITARLSMSLGNTPLQGAHINVVSGNFIIAQPLGVDDGVDYCHSGRVRRIDEEAIHRQLDSGAIVLMGPVAVSVTGESFNLTSEEVATQLAVKLKAEKMIGFCSAQGVTDDLGNVISELFPNEAQQRIEALESSGDYHSGTVRFLRGAVKACRSGVRRSHLLSYQEDGALLQELFSRDGIGTQIVMESAEQIRRATINDIGGILELIRPLEQQGILVRRSREQLEMEIDKFTIIQRDNLTIACAALYPFPEESIGEMACVAVHPDYRSSSRGEELLNRIANQARQMGLSKLFVLTTRSIHWFQERGFLPVDVELLPASKKEMYNYQRKSKVLMADLT; this comes from the coding sequence GTGGTAAAGGAACGCAGAACTGAACTGGTCCAGGGATTCCGCCATTCTGTTCCCTATATTAATGCCCACCGGGGAAAAACGTTTGTCATCATGCTCGGCGGCGAAGCCATTGAACATGAAAACTTTTCCAGCATCGTCAACGATATTGGCCTGCTTCACAGCCTGGGCATTCGCCTGGTCGTGGTGTACGGCGCACGCCCGCAGATTGACGAAAACCTGGCCGAGCACCACCACGAGCCGGTTTACCACAAACACACCCGAGTCACCGACGCAAAAACCCTCGAACTGGTGAAACAGGCCGCGGGGCTGCTTCAGCTCGACATCACCGCACGGCTCTCCATGAGCCTGGGTAATACGCCGCTTCAGGGCGCCCATATCAACGTAGTCAGCGGTAACTTTATCATCGCTCAGCCTTTGGGCGTGGATGACGGCGTGGACTACTGCCACAGCGGGCGCGTCCGCCGCATTGATGAAGAAGCCATTCACCGCCAGTTGGACAGCGGTGCGATTGTGCTGATGGGGCCGGTCGCGGTTTCCGTGACGGGGGAAAGCTTTAACCTCACCTCCGAAGAAGTCGCCACCCAGCTTGCGGTTAAGCTTAAAGCAGAGAAAATGATTGGGTTCTGCTCCGCTCAGGGCGTGACCGACGACCTGGGGAACGTGATTTCTGAACTGTTCCCGAACGAGGCTCAGCAGCGCATTGAAGCCCTGGAAAGCAGCGGCGACTATCATTCCGGCACCGTGCGCTTCCTGCGCGGGGCGGTGAAGGCCTGCCGTAGCGGCGTGCGCCGCAGCCACCTGCTCAGCTATCAGGAAGACGGTGCCCTGCTGCAGGAACTGTTCTCACGCGATGGGATCGGGACACAAATTGTGATGGAAAGCGCCGAGCAGATCCGCCGCGCCACCATCAACGATATCGGCGGTATTCTTGAGCTGATCCGCCCGCTGGAACAGCAAGGGATCCTGGTGCGCCGTTCCCGCGAACAGCTTGAAATGGAAATCGACAAGTTCACGATTATTCAGCGGGATAACCTGACCATCGCCTGCGCCGCGCTCTATCCGTTCCCGGAAGAAAGCATCGGCGAAATGGCCTGCGTCGCAGTGCACCCGGACTATCGTAGTTCGTCCCGGGGCGAAGAGTTGCTGAACCGCATCGCCAACCAGGCGCGGCAAATGGGGTTGAGCAAACTGTTCGTGCTGACCACCCGCAGCATTCACTGGTTCCAGGAGCGGGGCTTCTTGCCGGTGGATGTTGAGCTGTTACCGGCGAGCAAAAAAGAGATGTACAACTATCAGCGCAAATCAAAAGTGCTGATGGCCGACCTGACCTGA